In Neovison vison isolate M4711 chromosome 14, ASM_NN_V1, whole genome shotgun sequence, the following proteins share a genomic window:
- the IGSF6 gene encoding immunoglobulin superfamily member 6, with the protein METVTGGRIILSLEIGLILFYVGAADDCTVLVQQPPYLEVAHTQGAVTIQCSFSYNGCISGQPKSLWFRYGADQPENLCSDGCTGDAGKFTVKEALTEGEVSLTINRVALNDSAVYICGIAFPRSTQPGAKRTGEGTTLVVREMKELHRLHSLHSLLTAILSLLSVYITGALVIFVILSKSKSNSLRNKETEDSQKKKSARRIFQEIAQELYSKRHVETRHQPEKGNTYENRRVFSNYERP; encoded by the exons ATGGAGACCGTGACGGGAGGCAGGATCATTCTCAGCCTGGAAATCGGCCTGATTCTCTTTTATGTCg GTGCTGCGGATGACTGTACGGTCCTTGTCCAGCAACCGCCTTACCTCGAAGTGGCCCACACTCAAGGGGCCGTGACCATTCAGTGTTCCTTCTCCTACAACGGGTGCATTTCAGGGCAACCAAAAAGCCTGTGGTTTCGCTATGGTGCGGACCAGCCTGAGAACCTATGCTCGGACGGATGCACTGGCGATGCAGGCAAATTCACAGTGAAGGAAGCCCTGACAGAGGGGGAAGTCTCCCTCACTATAAACAGGGTGGCTCTGAACGACAGCGCCGTCTACATCTGTGGAATCGCCTTCCCCAGATCCACGCAACCAGGAGCTAAGCGGACCGGAGAAGGGACCACACTGGTGGTAAGAG aaatgaaggaaCTACACAGACTGCACAGCCTGCACAGCCTCCTGACAGCCATTCTGTCGCTGCTCTCCGTGTACATTACTGGTGCTCTCGTGATCTTCGTGATCCTCTCCAAA TCAAAATCTAActctttaagaaacaaagaaaccgAAGATTCACAAAAG AAGAAGAGCGCCCGGCGTATTTTTCAGGAAATTGCTCAAGAACTATATAGTAAGAGACACGTGGAAACAAGACATCAACCT